The following proteins are co-located in the Bacteroidales bacterium genome:
- a CDS encoding Gfo/Idh/MocA family oxidoreductase, translated as MENRMTNSRRRFLKTAAQGAMVAAVAPSVLGGEIRMPEVIPQQAKGANDRLRIAVLGINGRGKSHIEEIMGLSQKANVEVAVLCDPDMNLLQPRAAEFEKTYGKKVMIEQDFRRTLEDKTIHAITCATPNHWHALQVIWACQAGKDVYVEKPATHNVYEGKKMIEAAYKYNRIVQHGVQLRSSVAIREAVKHLEDGLIGRVYMSRGLVYRWRPDIGDKGISPTPAGLNYDLWCGPAPMRPFTKNLVHYNWHWHWNYGNGDVGNQGIHETDLCMWGLGVDSLPERITSMGGKFLWDDCKEVPEIQTSIYHYSKEKKIIQFEVRNWCTNLEDGAGVGNIFYGDKGYLVVKGYGTYESYLGEKREKGPSRSESGELTLHFQNWFDAIRARDMSIQNGPVQTGHLASALAHLGNISYRLGRQLEFDPVAERFIGEGENEANAMLKREYRAPYILPEVV; from the coding sequence ATGGAAAACAGAATGACCAATTCAAGGAGAAGATTCCTTAAAACTGCAGCACAGGGAGCTATGGTTGCTGCCGTTGCACCATCAGTTCTTGGAGGTGAAATAAGAATGCCTGAAGTGATACCTCAGCAGGCAAAAGGCGCCAACGACCGTCTGCGCATTGCCGTTTTAGGAATAAACGGACGTGGAAAATCACATATTGAAGAGATTATGGGTCTCTCGCAAAAGGCGAATGTTGAAGTAGCTGTGTTATGCGACCCTGACATGAATCTCCTTCAGCCACGCGCTGCTGAATTTGAGAAAACATATGGAAAGAAAGTGATGATTGAGCAGGATTTCAGAAGGACTCTTGAAGACAAGACAATTCATGCAATTACCTGCGCAACACCTAATCACTGGCACGCTCTTCAGGTTATATGGGCATGTCAGGCAGGAAAAGATGTTTATGTGGAAAAACCTGCTACCCATAATGTCTATGAAGGTAAAAAGATGATAGAGGCTGCATATAAATACAACAGAATCGTTCAGCATGGTGTTCAGCTGCGCAGTTCCGTGGCAATACGGGAAGCAGTAAAACATCTTGAGGATGGACTGATTGGCCGAGTTTATATGTCACGGGGCCTTGTGTACCGCTGGAGGCCAGATATAGGTGATAAAGGCATTTCTCCAACACCGGCCGGACTCAATTATGATCTGTGGTGCGGACCGGCTCCAATGCGTCCGTTTACCAAAAACCTTGTTCATTACAACTGGCACTGGCACTGGAATTATGGAAACGGTGACGTTGGCAATCAGGGTATACATGAGACTGATCTCTGCATGTGGGGATTAGGAGTTGACTCACTGCCTGAGCGCATAACTTCTATGGGAGGAAAGTTCCTATGGGATGATTGCAAGGAAGTTCCTGAAATACAGACTTCTATATATCACTATTCGAAAGAAAAGAAAATTATTCAGTTCGAAGTGCGTAACTGGTGCACTAACCTTGAAGATGGTGCAGGTGTAGGTAATATTTTCTACGGTGATAAAGGGTATCTGGTTGTTAAGGGATACGGAACATATGAATCATATCTTGGCGAAAAACGTGAAAAAGGACCATCCCGTTCAGAAAGCGGCGAACTAACACTACATTTCCAGAACTGGTTTGATGCTATCCGTGCACGTGATATGAGTATACAGAACGGACCAGTGCAGACAGGCCATTTGGCTTCAGCTCTGGCTCATCTTGGCAATATCTCCTACAGATTAGGCCGTCAGCTTGAGTT
- a CDS encoding glycoside hydrolase family 88 protein — translation MRIRASLLLLVLLSACSGQNSSGKQEENNSKWSVRMANTVMAKSDSLIYYVDNKPKWAYDVAFLGMAIDKLGSVDPKYSKYMEDWVKWFVKPDGSVTDYRPKEYNLDRIFPGRNVITLYKRNPEQKYKIALDNFIEQLKTHPKTNLGGYWHKNIYPSQMWLDGIFMASTYMANYAKEFNQPQWFDVATAQTKMIYDKTLDPGTGLLLHAWDESRSQKWCDPVTGQSHYPWSRAMGWYTMAILDILDYLPADHPDRDDLISILQKTCDALLKVRDQKSGIWYQVLNQGGREGNYLEGSGSAMYTYVYAKGARLGYLDKKYRDIANSAFDGIIKTLVTVDEKGLVTIHDICGGCGLGGNPYRDGSYEYYVNEKRFDNDIKGVAPFILAAIELDR, via the coding sequence ATGAGAATAAGAGCTTCACTTTTATTACTTGTTCTGTTATCTGCCTGTTCCGGACAAAATTCATCCGGAAAGCAGGAAGAAAATAATTCAAAGTGGTCTGTAAGAATGGCTAACACCGTAATGGCAAAATCCGACAGCCTTATCTATTATGTTGATAATAAGCCAAAATGGGCTTATGACGTTGCATTTCTCGGTATGGCTATCGATAAACTGGGAAGTGTAGATCCCAAATACTCAAAATATATGGAGGATTGGGTGAAATGGTTTGTGAAACCGGATGGATCTGTCACCGACTACAGACCGAAGGAGTATAATCTTGACAGGATATTTCCCGGGAGGAATGTCATTACTTTGTATAAAAGGAATCCTGAGCAGAAGTACAAAATAGCACTTGATAATTTTATTGAGCAGTTAAAGACACATCCGAAAACCAATCTGGGAGGATACTGGCACAAAAACATTTACCCCTCCCAGATGTGGCTCGATGGGATTTTCATGGCTTCGACCTATATGGCAAACTATGCAAAGGAATTTAATCAGCCACAGTGGTTTGATGTAGCTACAGCTCAAACAAAAATGATATATGATAAGACCCTCGATCCTGGAACCGGTTTGCTTTTGCACGCATGGGATGAGAGCCGTTCGCAGAAATGGTGCGATCCGGTAACAGGCCAGTCTCATTATCCATGGAGCAGGGCAATGGGCTGGTATACAATGGCTATTCTGGATATTCTTGATTACCTGCCTGCTGATCATCCCGATAGAGACGATCTGATTTCGATTCTTCAAAAGACCTGTGATGCACTGTTAAAAGTACGTGATCAGAAATCTGGCATCTGGTATCAGGTTTTAAATCAGGGTGGGAGAGAAGGAAACTATTTGGAAGGTTCAGGATCAGCAATGTATACTTATGTCTATGCAAAAGGCGCAAGGCTCGGATATCTTGATAAAAAATACAGGGATATTGCAAACAGTGCATTTGATGGCATAATCAAAACACTTGTTACTGTCGACGAAAAAGGATTAGTCACGATACACGATATCTGTGGAGGCTGCGGCCTGGGCGGCAATCCTTACAGGGACGGATCATATGAGTATTATGTAAATGAAAAGCGTTTTGATAATGATATCAAAGGTGTGGCTCCTTTTATTTTGGCTGCCATAGAATTGGACAGATAG